One stretch of Pedobacter riviphilus DNA includes these proteins:
- a CDS encoding quinone-dependent dihydroorotate dehydrogenase: MYRIIKPIFFKFDPENVHYFVVKRLKWFNDKFPLGKTIIRSSFDVHIKGLEREVFGVKFRNPVGLAAGFDKNGEYVEPLSNLGFGFIEVGTVTPMPQPGNDKPRMFRLPNDEALINRMGFNNKGVDVMAERLRLLKDKHPDIVVGGNIGKNKTTPNEDAVRDYIKCFDRLFDVVDYFVVNVSSPNTPGLRELQEKEPLKKILNTLQQRNLKNNISRPILLKIAPDLTDAQLDDIIEIVAETKIAGIIATNTTISRENLAAEQNLKAETGGLSGKPVKERSTEVIRYLSEKSNKAFPIIGVGGIHSAKDAREKLDAGASLVQLYTGFIYEGPGLIKSICKELV; encoded by the coding sequence ATGTATCGCATTATTAAACCAATATTCTTCAAATTTGATCCTGAGAACGTACATTATTTTGTAGTAAAGCGGTTAAAGTGGTTTAATGATAAATTTCCGCTGGGTAAAACCATTATCCGTAGCAGCTTTGATGTACATATTAAAGGTTTGGAACGTGAGGTTTTTGGCGTAAAATTCAGAAACCCTGTTGGGTTGGCCGCCGGATTTGATAAAAACGGTGAATATGTAGAGCCACTTAGTAATTTAGGCTTCGGCTTTATCGAAGTGGGTACGGTAACGCCAATGCCACAGCCGGGAAATGATAAACCCCGGATGTTCCGCTTACCTAATGACGAAGCCTTAATCAACCGGATGGGCTTTAACAATAAGGGGGTGGATGTAATGGCCGAGCGTTTGCGCTTGTTAAAAGATAAACATCCAGATATTGTAGTGGGTGGAAATATCGGTAAAAACAAGACTACGCCGAATGAAGATGCAGTACGCGACTATATTAAATGTTTCGACCGTCTTTTTGATGTAGTAGATTATTTTGTGGTGAATGTAAGTTCGCCCAATACCCCGGGCTTACGCGAGCTGCAGGAAAAAGAACCTCTGAAAAAAATTCTGAATACCTTACAGCAGCGCAATCTTAAAAATAATATTTCACGGCCGATTTTATTGAAAATTGCGCCCGATTTAACTGATGCACAATTAGATGATATCATTGAAATTGTGGCAGAAACAAAAATTGCAGGTATTATTGCCACCAATACGACCATCAGCAGGGAAAACCTGGCTGCAGAGCAGAATTTAAAAGCGGAAACCGGAGGCCTAAGCGGAAAACCTGTTAAAGAACGCTCAACCGAGGTGATCCGTTATCTTTCAGAAAAATCAAATAAAGCTTTCCCGATTATTGGGGTAGGAGGTATTCATTCGGCTAAAGATGCACGAGAGAAACTGGATGCTGGCGCCAGTCTGGTTCAGTTGTATACTGGTTTTATTTACGAGGGACCTGGATTGATTAAAAGTATCTGTAAAGAGTTAGTTTAA
- a CDS encoding AsmA-like C-terminal region-containing protein → MADEFMVYADGGTAASAPSNGVILIPDNLNVIFSANAAEVKYNGLLIKNAKGTMRINNGALTLQQTGFDIAGAQVGMDANYKSTSTKTGLFDFHLTAKEFDIARAYKEIKLFREMASSASKVKGVVGLDYQLSGKLNAEMFPVYPSLKGGGVLSLKKVSLMGFKMMNAVSKATKRDSLTNPDLSDVQIKSTIKNNIITIEQTKMKVAGFRPRFEGQVSFDGRLNLSGRLGLPPFGLFGIPLSITGTQEKPIVKLKRNKEGKLEETGENK, encoded by the coding sequence TTGGCTGACGAATTTATGGTTTATGCAGATGGTGGCACCGCAGCTTCGGCCCCTTCAAATGGTGTAATCTTAATTCCCGATAACCTGAACGTTATTTTTTCGGCCAATGCTGCCGAAGTAAAATATAATGGTCTCCTTATTAAAAACGCGAAAGGCACCATGCGCATCAACAATGGGGCATTAACCTTACAACAAACCGGTTTCGATATCGCAGGCGCACAGGTGGGTATGGATGCGAACTATAAGAGCACGAGTACCAAAACTGGCCTATTCGATTTCCATCTCACCGCTAAAGAATTTGATATTGCCAGGGCTTACAAAGAAATTAAACTATTTAGAGAAATGGCCAGCTCGGCATCAAAAGTAAAAGGTGTTGTTGGCTTAGATTATCAACTCTCAGGCAAACTGAATGCTGAAATGTTTCCGGTATATCCATCACTAAAAGGAGGAGGCGTATTGAGCTTGAAAAAAGTAAGCTTAATGGGCTTTAAAATGATGAATGCTGTGAGTAAAGCCACAAAAAGAGACAGTTTAACCAATCCGGATTTATCTGATGTTCAAATAAAATCGACCATTAAAAACAATATCATTACCATCGAACAAACCAAAATGAAAGTAGCGGGTTTCAGGCCACGTTTCGAAGGTCAGGTGAGCTTTGATGGTAGGTTAAACTTAAGCGGCCGCTTAGGCCTCCCTCCTTTTGGTTTATTTGGCATCCCGTTGAGTATAACGGGTACACAGGAAAAACCAATCGTGAAACTGAAAAGGAACAAAGAAGGTAAACTGGAAGAAACAGGAGAAAATAAATAG
- a CDS encoding DNA alkylation repair protein — MNLTETLSKLESLGEEKVRAMHIKNGARENIFGVKMGNIRAIAKKIKTDHELALKLWETENIDARLLAILILKPKALSAAEIEQMVYSENFTWAADWFYNYIVKEYPDKEQFREKWMNSENVMLARAGWSLTSGRITREPEGIDIPRILDRIEKEMPKVAPEIQWTMNTALAQIGINHPDYRERALAIGEKLGIYRDYPVSKGCTSPFAPIWINEMVSRQK, encoded by the coding sequence ATGAATCTTACAGAAACCCTATCAAAACTAGAATCGCTCGGCGAAGAGAAAGTCCGCGCCATGCACATTAAAAATGGCGCAAGAGAAAACATTTTTGGCGTTAAAATGGGTAACATTAGAGCAATAGCCAAAAAGATCAAAACCGATCATGAACTTGCACTCAAACTTTGGGAAACCGAAAATATTGATGCCCGGCTGTTGGCTATCCTAATCCTTAAACCAAAAGCACTATCGGCAGCAGAAATCGAGCAGATGGTATATTCAGAAAATTTTACCTGGGCTGCAGATTGGTTTTACAATTACATCGTTAAAGAATACCCTGATAAAGAACAATTCCGCGAAAAGTGGATGAATTCAGAAAACGTGATGCTGGCCCGTGCAGGCTGGAGCTTAACCAGCGGACGTATAACCAGAGAACCTGAGGGAATAGATATTCCGAGAATTCTTGATCGGATTGAAAAAGAAATGCCTAAAGTAGCACCAGAAATCCAGTGGACTATGAATACCGCATTGGCCCAGATTGGGATTAATCATCCTGATTATAGAGAAAGAGCCCTCGCCATTGGAGAAAAACTTGGCATTTACCGCGATTATCCCGTTTCTAAAGGCTGTACTTCCCCATTTGCACCCATATGGATTAATGAAATGGTAAGCAGGCAGAAGTAG
- a CDS encoding TrmH family RNA methyltransferase — MLSKSQISFIKSLHQKKYRKEHGLFIVEGIKSIKEFFQSSYQIHTIFYNSEQYNLLPKLPANINLFEVKNAELDKISTLQTPQGFLALIHIPKNKELALKELKNQFTLVLDGVQDPGNMGTIIRTADWFGFKNIICSADCVEVFNPKTVQATMGSLARVNIYETDLPALLEKNTIPVFGALLDGESIYKTQWGAEGLVILGNEGKGISAEVIKKINKPVTIPRIGEAESLNVAVSAAIFCAELVRVRN, encoded by the coding sequence ATGCTTTCAAAATCACAGATTAGTTTTATAAAATCGTTACATCAAAAAAAATACCGTAAAGAACATGGTTTATTTATTGTTGAAGGTATAAAATCCATAAAAGAATTTTTCCAATCAAGTTACCAGATCCATACTATATTTTACAACAGCGAACAATACAATTTGTTACCCAAATTGCCTGCAAATATAAACTTATTTGAAGTAAAGAACGCTGAATTAGACAAGATTAGTACGCTACAAACACCACAAGGCTTTTTAGCGCTCATTCATATCCCAAAAAATAAAGAATTAGCTTTAAAAGAGCTAAAAAATCAGTTCACTTTGGTTTTAGATGGTGTTCAGGATCCTGGCAATATGGGTACCATCATTAGAACGGCAGATTGGTTTGGTTTTAAAAACATCATTTGCTCAGCCGACTGTGTAGAAGTATTCAATCCAAAAACAGTACAGGCCACAATGGGCTCTTTAGCACGGGTAAATATTTATGAAACAGATTTACCAGCATTATTAGAAAAAAATACCATACCTGTATTTGGGGCGTTGTTAGATGGCGAATCGATTTACAAAACGCAATGGGGAGCTGAAGGATTAGTGATTTTAGGGAATGAAGGAAAAGGAATATCGGCAGAAGTAATCAAAAAAATAAATAAACCGGTAACCATTCCGAGAATTGGGGAAGCCGAATCGTTAAACGTGGCCGTAAGCGCAGCAATCTTTTGTGCTGAGTTAGTGCGAGTTCGAAATTAA
- a CDS encoding Rrf2 family transcriptional regulator, whose protein sequence is MNSSHFSISLHILTLLDQVKGQLLNSEYIAGSINCNPVLVRKELANLHKHGFVQSKEGKGGGSTLAKNPADINLGDVYRAVKQKSLLGESRNEPNPDCPVGKQITQHLTDLYDEAETALVKNLSSKTLKDFSAGFK, encoded by the coding sequence ATGAATAGCAGTCATTTTTCCATCTCGCTTCACATTCTTACACTCCTCGACCAGGTGAAAGGGCAGCTATTGAATTCTGAATACATTGCCGGAAGTATTAACTGTAATCCTGTTTTGGTGAGGAAAGAATTGGCTAACCTGCATAAACATGGTTTTGTACAGAGTAAGGAAGGAAAGGGTGGGGGCTCTACATTGGCGAAAAATCCTGCCGATATTAATCTGGGCGACGTGTATAGGGCGGTTAAACAAAAAAGCCTGTTGGGCGAAAGTAGAAATGAGCCTAATCCTGATTGTCCGGTGGGAAAACAGATCACTCAACACCTGACAGATTTATATGATGAAGCTGAAACTGCGTTGGTTAAAAATCTTTCTTCTAAAACATTAAAAGATTTTAGTGCAGGTTTTAAATAA
- a CDS encoding spore protein, giving the protein MAVTRLKRKDRRNKNTAHQEVAFLKRATNIELGSRSAQPKNDQLAKNNAVLATLTK; this is encoded by the coding sequence ATGGCAGTTACCAGATTAAAAAGAAAAGACAGAAGAAATAAAAATACAGCTCACCAAGAGGTAGCATTTTTAAAGAGAGCAACTAACATCGAGTTAGGAAGCCGCTCTGCACAACCTAAAAATGATCAATTAGCTAAAAACAATGCTGTTTTAGCTACTTTGACAAAATAG
- a CDS encoding ABC-F family ATP-binding cassette domain-containing protein, whose product MISINNLTFLIGSRALYDDANWHIKPGDRAGLIGANGTGKSTLLKIIVGEYAPSSGTVSMSKDLKIGYLNQDLLSYDSHHSILHVAMEAFERQNQLHDEIEELLKKIETDYSEEVLFKLSDKQQEFEALDGYNIEYRANEILAGLGFSTADQLRPLNTFSGGWRMRVMLAKILLQTPDILLLDEPTNHMDLPSIKWLENYLMSFEGAIVIVSHDRYFLDKIVNRTVESRKGKLTVYAGNYSFYVEEKALRGEIQKGEFKNQQAKIKQEERLIERFKAKASKAKMAQSRMKALDKMERIDDVDDDNPTVNFAFKFSKPSGRHVVRIEHANKSYPNVHILDDAEGVIEKGDKIALIGANGKGKSTLLRMIAGAEKFEGFCETGHNVTTTFFAQHQLESLHLENSILEELQAFAPKHSDTELRSILGCFLFTGDDVFKKIKVLSGGEKSRVALAKSLTTDSNFLILDEPTNHLDIQSVNILIQALQQFEGTFIAVSHDRYFLDNVANKIWFIEGGKIKEYPGTYAEYEEWNSKRIIPVSKPIPVKMPEKQKEQPKAVTPNTASQLKKLNDELQKTEKLITELEQNVKNIEAELADEHVYANADKLAEANKRYLATKQELDNNQGKWESLAAEIMELEG is encoded by the coding sequence ATGATTTCAATAAATAATTTAACTTTCCTGATTGGCTCAAGGGCCTTATACGACGACGCGAACTGGCACATAAAACCTGGCGACAGAGCAGGTTTAATTGGCGCAAACGGAACAGGAAAATCAACACTTTTAAAAATAATTGTAGGCGAATATGCACCTAGTTCGGGTACTGTTTCCATGTCTAAAGACTTGAAAATTGGCTACCTAAACCAGGATTTACTTTCTTACGATTCACACCATAGCATTTTGCATGTGGCCATGGAGGCTTTCGAGCGCCAAAACCAATTGCACGATGAGATTGAAGAACTGCTAAAAAAAATCGAAACAGATTATAGCGAAGAGGTTTTATTCAAATTAAGTGATAAACAGCAAGAGTTTGAAGCTTTAGATGGATATAACATCGAATATAGGGCAAACGAAATTTTAGCTGGTTTGGGTTTCAGTACTGCAGACCAACTGCGCCCGTTAAATACTTTCTCGGGAGGTTGGCGGATGCGTGTAATGCTGGCTAAGATTTTATTGCAAACGCCTGATATCTTATTACTGGATGAGCCTACCAACCACATGGACTTACCTTCCATTAAGTGGTTAGAAAACTATTTAATGAGTTTTGAAGGTGCCATTGTAATTGTATCTCACGATAGGTATTTCTTAGATAAGATTGTAAATCGTACGGTCGAATCGCGTAAAGGTAAGTTAACCGTATATGCGGGTAACTATAGCTTCTATGTTGAAGAAAAAGCTTTACGTGGCGAAATCCAAAAAGGTGAATTTAAAAACCAACAGGCTAAAATAAAGCAGGAAGAGCGTTTAATTGAGCGTTTTAAAGCGAAGGCGAGCAAGGCTAAAATGGCCCAATCGCGGATGAAAGCTTTAGATAAGATGGAACGGATTGATGATGTTGATGATGATAACCCAACCGTAAATTTTGCTTTCAAATTCTCTAAACCATCAGGCAGGCACGTGGTACGTATAGAACACGCCAATAAGAGTTATCCAAATGTACATATTTTGGATGATGCCGAGGGAGTGATCGAAAAAGGCGATAAAATTGCCTTGATCGGGGCAAACGGCAAGGGTAAATCTACTTTATTGAGAATGATTGCCGGAGCCGAAAAATTTGAAGGTTTCTGCGAAACGGGGCATAATGTTACCACCACTTTCTTTGCGCAGCACCAATTGGAATCACTGCATTTAGAAAATTCAATTTTAGAAGAATTACAGGCATTTGCACCAAAACATAGCGACACGGAATTGAGGAGTATTTTAGGTTGTTTCCTTTTTACCGGCGATGATGTTTTCAAAAAGATCAAAGTGCTTTCGGGAGGAGAAAAATCGCGTGTGGCCCTGGCTAAATCTTTAACAACAGACTCGAATTTCTTGATCCTGGATGAGCCTACCAACCACTTGGATATCCAATCGGTAAACATCCTGATTCAAGCATTGCAGCAATTTGAAGGCACTTTTATTGCCGTATCTCACGATAGGTATTTCTTAGATAATGTGGCCAACAAAATCTGGTTTATCGAAGGCGGAAAAATTAAAGAATACCCTGGCACCTATGCCGAATATGAAGAATGGAACAGCAAAAGGATAATTCCTGTGTCTAAACCTATTCCGGTTAAAATGCCAGAAAAACAAAAAGAACAGCCAAAAGCAGTTACGCCCAATACGGCTAGCCAGTTAAAAAAGCTCAACGATGAACTGCAAAAAACAGAAAAGCTGATTACAGAGCTAGAGCAGAACGTTAAAAATATTGAAGCAGAATTGGCAGATGAGCATGTTTATGCCAATGCCGATAAACTGGCGGAAGCCAACAAACGTTATTTAGCGACAAAACAGGAGTTAGACAATAACCAAGGTAAATGGGAAAGTTTAGCTGCTGAAATTATGGAACTGGAAGGTTAG
- a CDS encoding NAD(P)-dependent oxidoreductase translates to MKVALIGASGFVGKAILNELVSRGNEVIAIARDTAKIESNDDLVTKIAVDVLDTEKLAAVIKGADGVVSAFNAGWTNPNLYNDTVAGAKAIQAAVKASGVKRYVFIGGAGTLQIDGHQIVDGPNFPAEYKPGATAVRDYFNTLKQEKELDWLFFSPAIEMHQGITTGRTGKYRLGKTSPVFNEEGRSILSVEDLAIVIADELENNAHHQEQFTAAY, encoded by the coding sequence ATGAAAGTAGCATTAATTGGAGCCTCTGGATTTGTAGGCAAAGCCATTTTAAACGAATTAGTAAGTCGTGGAAATGAAGTGATCGCCATTGCACGCGATACCGCTAAAATTGAAAGTAACGATGATCTTGTGACTAAAATTGCAGTTGATGTTTTAGACACTGAAAAATTAGCAGCGGTTATAAAAGGTGCCGATGGGGTGGTAAGTGCTTTTAACGCCGGTTGGACCAATCCAAATTTATATAACGATACAGTAGCGGGAGCAAAAGCCATTCAGGCTGCAGTAAAAGCATCGGGCGTTAAGCGTTATGTTTTTATTGGAGGAGCAGGTACTTTGCAGATAGATGGTCACCAAATTGTAGATGGGCCGAACTTCCCTGCCGAGTACAAACCAGGTGCAACAGCAGTAAGAGATTATTTTAATACATTGAAACAGGAGAAGGAATTAGATTGGTTGTTTTTTAGCCCGGCAATTGAGATGCACCAAGGCATTACCACTGGCCGTACCGGAAAATATCGTTTGGGTAAAACAAGCCCGGTTTTTAATGAAGAAGGCCGTTCTATTTTATCAGTAGAAGATTTGGCAATTGTTATTGCCGATGAGCTGGAAAATAATGCACATCACCAGGAGCAGTTTACAGCGGCATACTAA
- a CDS encoding AsmA family protein, translating into MKKFLTIFAITIISLIALLIVIPYVIPQTITKEITQVINKNIKGEVKFESTNISFFNHFPSLTLNLNEFLLKGSAPFQQDTLIYTKKLALGINLLSLFSKQVKIDQFYLDDARINILSDEKGHANYNVYESKKENTQNTSESNTAIKIEGIFINNSNLTYSDHSIPMLIRTKGLNYTGKGDLSNAIFDLKSNLSIHEMDVYYANTPYLIKKKINANLITKVNTNSLNLIFDENNLMINSLPIHFVGHFSFLKDGYDIDFRTKAKETDLQNIFTALPSEIADKLEKTKVKGYAEIDASLIGKYIAATHSMPTLSFNMKVRDGSISNPNAPEPISNLFLNLKTKLPGLNTDSLLINMDSLYFNIGKDYVASVTKIKGLSAPEIYTDTRSNIDLAKWAKVVNMDNLKLKGRLNINLKADGKYTKKVQHSGIRQVDTVIATVPKFSLKASLTDGYFKYPVLPAAIDKINFNITGSNTDGDYKSTRLAIENIDIRALNNYIRGFAKIQTAAHMPVDIQLKSLINFADIKNIYPVKGYELSGIMDIDLQSKGPYNKIKKLFPVTTASIKLNNGRIKTPNFDQPLEQIKIDADLINSDGTLKNTKLNIKPISFQMAGQPFMMKADVHNFENIAYSVSSKGTIDIGKMYKLFAVKGYQVNGVILADVLFKGSQSDALARRYNKLQNNGTIRIKDLNIQSDLFPKSFLIKNGVFSFRQDKMNFDEFNATYGQSDFKLNGSLNNVINYVLNDKAKLEGILSSAVSKFWLTNLWFMQMVAPQLRPLQMV; encoded by the coding sequence TTGAAAAAATTCTTAACAATATTCGCGATTACGATCATTTCCTTAATAGCCCTCCTAATTGTTATTCCATATGTAATTCCGCAGACCATTACCAAAGAAATTACACAGGTTATTAATAAAAACATAAAAGGCGAGGTAAAGTTTGAAAGCACCAATATTTCCTTTTTCAATCATTTCCCTTCACTAACTTTAAATTTAAACGAGTTTTTACTGAAAGGCTCAGCTCCTTTTCAACAGGATACGCTTATTTACACCAAAAAACTAGCGCTGGGCATAAACCTGCTCTCGTTATTCTCTAAACAGGTTAAAATTGATCAGTTCTACTTAGACGATGCCCGCATTAATATCCTTAGCGATGAAAAAGGTCATGCAAATTATAATGTTTACGAAAGCAAAAAGGAAAATACGCAAAATACAAGCGAAAGTAATACTGCCATAAAGATTGAAGGAATTTTCATCAACAATAGCAACCTTACTTATAGCGACCATTCAATTCCTATGCTCATCAGGACCAAGGGGCTTAATTATACCGGAAAAGGCGACCTCAGCAACGCGATATTTGACTTAAAAAGCAATCTTTCTATCCATGAAATGGATGTTTATTATGCCAACACACCCTATTTAATCAAGAAAAAAATAAATGCCAATCTGATCACAAAAGTAAATACCAACTCACTTAATTTAATTTTCGATGAGAACAATTTAATGATCAATTCACTTCCAATCCATTTTGTAGGGCATTTTTCATTTTTAAAGGATGGTTATGATATTGATTTCAGAACCAAGGCAAAAGAGACAGATCTACAGAACATTTTTACTGCACTACCCTCAGAAATTGCTGATAAACTGGAAAAAACAAAGGTAAAAGGTTATGCAGAGATTGATGCTTCTTTAATTGGAAAATACATTGCTGCCACGCATAGTATGCCTACACTCTCGTTTAACATGAAAGTAAGAGATGGATCAATTTCTAATCCAAACGCTCCAGAGCCGATCAGCAACCTGTTTTTAAACTTAAAAACAAAACTTCCGGGCTTGAATACGGATAGTCTATTAATTAATATGGACAGCCTTTACTTTAACATCGGAAAAGACTATGTAGCCTCGGTTACCAAAATAAAAGGTTTATCCGCACCCGAAATTTACACCGATACCCGTTCCAATATCGATTTAGCCAAATGGGCCAAAGTGGTAAATATGGACAACCTGAAACTGAAAGGCCGCTTAAACATTAACCTCAAAGCCGATGGTAAATACACCAAAAAGGTACAACACTCGGGCATTAGGCAGGTAGATACGGTTATTGCCACTGTACCTAAATTTTCGTTAAAAGCCAGTCTGACGGATGGTTATTTTAAGTACCCTGTCCTCCCCGCTGCTATTGATAAAATTAACTTTAACATTACCGGTTCTAATACCGATGGCGATTATAAAAGCACTAGACTGGCTATCGAAAATATCGATATCCGGGCATTGAACAACTACATCAGGGGCTTTGCTAAAATTCAAACGGCAGCGCATATGCCGGTAGATATCCAGTTGAAATCGCTGATTAACTTTGCCGATATCAAAAACATTTATCCGGTTAAAGGTTACGAGTTAAGCGGCATTATGGATATCGACCTGCAAAGTAAAGGCCCCTACAATAAAATAAAGAAACTTTTCCCGGTTACCACCGCCAGCATTAAGCTAAATAACGGCAGGATTAAAACGCCAAATTTCGATCAACCTTTAGAGCAGATTAAAATCGATGCCGACCTGATTAACAGTGACGGAACTTTAAAAAACACTAAACTGAACATTAAACCCATTTCATTCCAAATGGCGGGGCAGCCCTTTATGATGAAGGCCGATGTGCATAATTTCGAAAATATTGCTTACAGTGTTTCATCAAAAGGCACAATAGATATTGGTAAAATGTATAAACTGTTTGCAGTAAAAGGCTATCAGGTTAATGGAGTTATTTTAGCAGATGTTTTATTTAAAGGCTCACAAAGCGATGCATTGGCTCGCAGATATAACAAATTGCAAAATAATGGCACCATCAGGATTAAAGACCTTAATATCCAGTCTGATTTATTCCCCAAAAGCTTTTTAATCAAAAACGGTGTATTTTCTTTCCGTCAGGATAAGATGAATTTTGATGAATTTAACGCCACCTATGGCCAGTCTGATTTTAAACTGAATGGAAGCCTGAACAATGTAATTAATTATGTTTTAAATGATAAAGCTAAACTGGAGGGAATTTTAAGCTCAGCAGTAAGCAAATTTTGGCTGACGAATTTATGGTTTATGCAGATGGTGGCACCGCAGCTTCGGCCCCTTCAAATGGTGTAA